A segment of the Geitlerinema sp. PCC 9228 genome:
TGACGGCGGCTAAAGCCGCACGGGTCGCTTTTCATCCCTGCTTTAAAAAGTCAGGGCTTTCAAGCTCCCGATTCATGCTGGTAATAGCCATCAGTAGGGGCGTCATGGGTTACCGTTTAAAGACCCCCCTACGAATCAAAGGAACTCGCTTCATGTTTTCTTTCCCAAAGAGTGCGAAATCCCAGGTTTCGATTAGTTTAAGCCGTCCAATTCCCTTTTTGTCTTTGAAAAGGATATGTTTGGGGTCAACAAGCTTCCAATAGTCGGGTTTTGTATTCGACCGAACGAGTATTCATTCTTTTTAAATTGAGAATATCCCTTTTTGTCAGGAATTTTCTGCTTGCAATGTTCGTAGGAACGTGAAATCGCCGACCAAGCTCTTCGGCAGCCGCCTGTCTAGCCATGCTATTGAGTTGTTGAACCCAAGAAAATTTGTGGCACCACACTTGGCCAGATTGGCGCTGCTCATGTTTGCCAACGCCTTGGTGGTGCATCCAATGGCACCAAGCCTGGTTGGGGACAAATTGAGCTGTTCGATGCTTCGACAGGCTCAGCACGAGATGGCTTCATCAATGGCTTTGAACTCAAGGGCGAGCACGGCTCGACATGGTACATTATTTGGAAAATCCTAGCATAAATTTTAGGTTGACCGACGGCGGCGGGGGCACACAGGTTGCTTTTCATCCTGGCTGGGAAAGAGGCAGAGCTTTCCAGCTCCCGTCTTTTCTCGTAATGAGAAATGCTATTGTTAATGTAAAAGTATGTAAATTGTTTCTAATGGTTTCGCAGTAGGAAGGGTTCCCATGCAAACGTCCGTACTTTCATCCACCTTTTTTCTAACACTGTTGTTGGGAGTGGGGCTGTTTTTCTTTATCAAGGCTTCTATAAAAGACCGCACCCAACAGATGCAACTGACCTGCAAGCAGTCCCAAGAGGCCCTGTGGGAGGATCTGAAATCGTACTTCCAACAACGAGCTTACTACGCGATCGCGACAGATCCCAAGCAAAATCAAATTACCTTTGAAGGTCAGGTACGTCCGAGTTGGTTTTTGGCGATATTTCTATCGACTTTAGCGGCGGTGGGGTTGCTCTGTCTGGCTTTGGTACTGGCACTGCTATTTTCCGCACCAGGTGCTAGTTTTATCTACGCTCTGGTACTGCTGTCGCCCCTGGCGGGGGTCTTTTACTGGCGCGGGGCTAGTCGCACCGAACAGGTTAAAATTCAAGTTCAGCCCCACACAGCTGGCGAAACCGACCTCCAAAGTACGGTAACAGCCATCGGACATCGCGACGAACTGGCTACGCTCAAACAAACCCTGCAAAAACAGGGGAGCTTGAAGGCTGCCAACTCCTAAGGAATAGCAGACAAAATGCCGGAGATGTCTAAAAAAGCAAGACTGCTTCTAAGGAAGGCAGAAGCAGTCTGTGCCGATTGAATAGGTTGTTCAGAAAAACAAGAATATGAAAAGAGCAGGCGAAATTAAGCTTCTTTGTTTAAGAAGTCCCGTGCCTGCTTGATAGCAGCTTGACCGATGTTGTAAAGAGCCCAGCTGCCAGCCAGTAGTACCGGTAACAGAACGATCAAAAGACGCCAATCCATAGCTGTACCACCTCTTCAACCCAGATTTATGAAGTTTAACAATTGTTCTCAGAATCTATTCATTATTGTGCATGACTTTGATAGTTTTTTACAATTTGTTTTACAAAAATTTACACTTCCTCAGAATCGCTAGCAAAAGCCCAAATCCGTGCCTTTGTCGGCGTGGACCAGGGCCAGTTTTTCATACTTTTGGGCATGTTCGATGAGTTCCTGAGCTTCGGCATCGGAAACTTCCCGCACCACTTTGGCCGGAATGCCAACTGCGAGGGATTGTTTGGGCAGGTCTTTGGTAACCACTGCTCCTGCCCCGATGATGCTGCCCGCACCGATGCGAACGCCGTTTAAAATGGTGGCACCGATGCCAATTAAACTGCCGCGTTCTACGATCGCCGAGTGGACAATTGCCCGATGTCCGACGGTCACCAAATCTTCTAAAATGGTAGGCTCTCCCGGATCGCCGTGGAGAATGGCACCGTCCTGGATATTGGTACTGGCACCAATTTTAATGGGCGATACATCCGCCCGTACGACGCTGCTGTACCAAATGCTGGCACCTGCGGCTACGGTGACATCTCCCAAAACCACGGCATTGGCGGCGACAAAGGCGGCCGCTGAGAGGTCGGGAACTTCCCAGTAGGAGGGTAAAAGGAGCTGAGGCTGGTTAAGATTTTCCATGATGGTTCCCCGCAATCATAAGAAAGGCTTTAAAATGGGCAGTGGGGAAGGCAACTTTGCTTCCCCGTTCTGTCTGTCGCTATCATAAAACTGGCACTTGCACGGAACCAAACCGGTATATTACGAAGGATTTTCGGACACTCTGGAATGATCGAACCAAGCTGGCAATACCCAATTTTTGGTCCAGAAATTCAGTGTCCTCACTGCCGCCAAACCATCCCGGCACTGACTTTAACGGATACGTACCTATGTCCCAGACATGGTGCTTTTGAAGCGGACCCACAAACGGGGAAATTGCTTCACCTGCAGTCCGGACGCCATTGGAAACGTTGGAACGGTCAATGGTACCGACAGCATACCCACCCAGACGGGATTCGTTTTGAAATTCACGAGGCTCTGGACAGACTCTACACTCAAGGCTACCGCGCTACCCGGGTGATTATCGCCCAGCGCTATAAAGATTTGGTAAGTGGCTATTTGGAACGTACCACACCCTGGCGATCGCAGACCAGTTCCGGTCGTCCGCGGCTGTATGGCTTGCCGGTGGAGTTTAGTCCCCATGAGTCGGAAGAACCCTGCTGGGCGGTTATTAATTTTGAACTGGAAAAAGAGCCGGGGGTACCGGTGAAGTATCCCTATTTTCGATTGTTTGAATAGTTTTGCTGCCATTTCTATGCACCACGCTTCCATTCGTACGGCCAATATCCACAGCGCCATCGCTTTTTACGAACAGTTGGGGTTTGCCATTGAGGAACGCTTCACTGCTGGCATTACCCTCGCCTGTTGGATGAAAGGAGATTTGGGGCGTATCGAACTGCTGCAAGTTCCCGAACCCAAACCCGCTACCGATCCCTTTGGTGATGAGCACTATGTGGGATACTACCATTTATCTTTTGACCTGACTGAGGTAGCCACCGATTTGCCCAGTTGGCTGGAAGCTTTGAAAGAACAGTTTCAGCAAGCTTCTCAGGAATATCCCGATACCATCCGACCTTTACAAGTTTTGCTCGCTCCCACCCAACAAATTATCGGCGATCGCGTTTACGAAGTGGCTTTTATCGCCGATGCCGATGGT
Coding sequences within it:
- a CDS encoding cofactor assembly of complex C subunit B, which gives rise to MQTSVLSSTFFLTLLLGVGLFFFIKASIKDRTQQMQLTCKQSQEALWEDLKSYFQQRAYYAIATDPKQNQITFEGQVRPSWFLAIFLSTLAAVGLLCLALVLALLFSAPGASFIYALVLLSPLAGVFYWRGASRTEQVKIQVQPHTAGETDLQSTVTAIGHRDELATLKQTLQKQGSLKAANS
- a CDS encoding photosystem II protein Y, with translation MDWRLLIVLLPVLLAGSWALYNIGQAAIKQARDFLNKEA
- a CDS encoding gamma carbonic anhydrase family protein is translated as MENLNQPQLLLPSYWEVPDLSAAAFVAANAVVLGDVTVAAGASIWYSSVVRADVSPIKIGASTNIQDGAILHGDPGEPTILEDLVTVGHRAIVHSAIVERGSLIGIGATILNGVRIGAGSIIGAGAVVTKDLPKQSLAVGIPAKVVREVSDAEAQELIEHAQKYEKLALVHADKGTDLGFC
- a CDS encoding TIGR02652 family protein; amino-acid sequence: MIEPSWQYPIFGPEIQCPHCRQTIPALTLTDTYLCPRHGAFEADPQTGKLLHLQSGRHWKRWNGQWYRQHTHPDGIRFEIHEALDRLYTQGYRATRVIIAQRYKDLVSGYLERTTPWRSQTSSGRPRLYGLPVEFSPHESEEPCWAVINFELEKEPGVPVKYPYFRLFE
- a CDS encoding VOC family protein, which encodes MHHASIRTANIHSAIAFYEQLGFAIEERFTAGITLACWMKGDLGRIELLQVPEPKPATDPFGDEHYVGYYHLSFDLTEVATDLPSWLEALKEQFQQASQEYPDTIRPLQVLLAPTQQIIGDRVYEVAFIADADGMPLEFIRHLPAVS